A window of the Neofelis nebulosa isolate mNeoNeb1 chromosome 13, mNeoNeb1.pri, whole genome shotgun sequence genome harbors these coding sequences:
- the EXOSC1 gene encoding exosome complex component CSL4 isoform X2, with protein MRSRLRFPPVAVMAPPVRYCIPGERLCNLEEGSPGSGTYTRHGYIFSSLAGCLTKSSENGALPVISVMRETESQLLPDVGAIVTCKVSSINSRFAKVHILYVGSTPLKNSFRGTIRKEDVRATEKDKVEIYKSFRPGDIVLAKVISLGDAQSNYLLTTAENELGVVVAHSESGVQMVPISWCEMQCPKTHTKEFRKVARVQPEFLQT; from the exons ATGAGAAGTCGACTTCGTTTCCCTCCTGTGGCAGTCATGGCGCCACCCGTGAGGTACTGCATTCCGG GCGAACGTCTGTGTAACTTGGAGGAGGGCAGCCCAGGCAGCGGCACTTACACGCGACACGGCTACATCTTTTCGTCGCTTGCTGGCTGCCTGACGAAGAGCAGCGAGAACGGAGCG CTTCCTGTCATTTCTGtgatgagagaaacagaatcccaattACTACCAGATGTGGGGGCTATTGTAACCTGTAAG GTCTCTAGCATCAATTCGCGCTTTGCCAAAGTGCACATCCTATATGTGGGGTCCACACCACTTAAGAACTCTTTTCGAGGAACTATCCG CAAGGAAGATGTCCGAGCTACTGAAAAAGACAAG GTTGAGATTTATAAGAGTTTCCGCCCAGGTGACATTGTCCTAGCCAAAGTG ATCTCCCTGGGTGACGCACAGTCCAATTACCTCCTGACCACTGCTGAAAATGAGCTTGGGGTAGTGGTGGCCCACAGTGAATCGG GTGTCCAGATGGTTCCCATTAGCTGGTGTGAGATGCAGTGCCCTAAGACTCACACTAAAGAATTCCGGAAAGTGGCTCGAGTACAGCCTGAATTCTTGCAGACCTAA
- the EXOSC1 gene encoding exosome complex component CSL4 isoform X3 — protein sequence MWGPHHLRTLFEELSARKMSELLKKTRLLVEIYKSFRPGDIVLAKVISLGDAQSNYLLTTAENELGVVVAHSESGVQMVPISWCEMQCPKTHTKEFRKVARVQPEFLQT from the exons ATGTGGGGTCCACACCACTTAAGAACTCTTTTCGAGGAACTATCCG CAAGGAAGATGTCCGAGCTACTGAAAAAGACAAGGTTGTTG GTTGAGATTTATAAGAGTTTCCGCCCAGGTGACATTGTCCTAGCCAAAGTG ATCTCCCTGGGTGACGCACAGTCCAATTACCTCCTGACCACTGCTGAAAATGAGCTTGGGGTAGTGGTGGCCCACAGTGAATCGG GTGTCCAGATGGTTCCCATTAGCTGGTGTGAGATGCAGTGCCCTAAGACTCACACTAAAGAATTCCGGAAAGTGGCTCGAGTACAGCCTGAATTCTTGCAGACCTAA
- the ZDHHC16 gene encoding palmitoyltransferase ZDHHC16 isoform X1: protein MRGQRSLLLGPARLCLRLLLLLGYRRRCPPLLRGLVQRWRYGKVCLRSLLYNSFGGSDTAVDAAFEPIYWLVDNVIRWCGVVFVVLVIVLTSSIVAIAYLCVLPLILRTYSVPRLCWHFFYSHWNLILIVFHYYQAITTPPGYPPQGRNDIATVSICKKCIYPKPARTHHCSICNRCVLKMDHHCPWLNNCVGHYNHRYFFSFCFFMTLGCVYCSYGSWDLFREAYAAIEKMKQLDKNKLQAVANQTYHQTPPPTFSFRERVTHKSLVYLWFLCSSVALALGALTVWHAVLISRGETSIERHINKKERRRLQAKGRVFRNHYNYGCLDNWKVFLGVDTGRHWLTRVLLPSSHLPHGNGMTWDPPPWVTAHSASVMAV, encoded by the exons ATGCGGGGCCAGCGGAGCCTGCTGCTGGGCCCCGCCCGCCTCTGCCTGCGCCTGCTTCTGCTCCTGGGCTACAGGCGCCGCTGCCCACCTCTGCTCCGGGGCCTGGTACAGCGCTGGCGCTATGGCAAGGTCTGCCTGCGCTCCCTGCTCTACAACTCCTTTGGTGGCAGTGACACCGCTGTCGATGCTGCCTTTGAGCCTATCTACTGGCTGGTGGACAACGTGATCCGTTGGTGTGGGGTG GTGTTCGTGGTGTTGGTGATCGTGCTGACCAGCTCCATTGTGGCCATCGCCTACCTGTGTGTCCTGCCTCTCATCCTCCGAACATACTCAGTGCCACGGCTCTGCTGGCACTTCTTCTACAGCCACTGGAATCTGATCCTCATCGTCTTCCATTACTACCAGGCCATCACCACTCCACCTGGATACCCACCCCAG GGTAGGAATGATATCGCAACGGTCTCCATCTGTAAGAAGTGTATTTACCCCAAGCCAGCCCGAACACACCACTGCAGCATCTGCAATAG GTGTGTGCTGAAGATGGATCATCACTGCC CCTGGCTAAACAACTGTGTAGGCCACTATAACCATCGGtacttcttctctttctgctttttcatgACTCTGGGCTGTGTCTACTGCAGCTACGGAAGTTGGGACCTTTTCCGGGAAGCTTATGCTGCCATTGAG AAAATGAAACAGCTCGACAAGAACAAACTACAGGCGGTTGCCAACCAG ACGTATCACCAGACTCCACCACCCACCTTCTCCTTCCGAGAAAGGGTGACTCACAAGAGTCTTGTCTACCTCTGGTTCCTGTGCAG TTCTGTAGCACTTGCTTTGGGTGCCCTAACTGTATGGCATGCTGTTCTCATCAGTCGAGGGGAGACTAGTATCGAAAGGCACATCAACAAGAAGGAGAGACGTCGGCTGCAGGCCAAGGGCAGA GTTTTCAGGAATCATTACAACTACGGCTGCTTGGATAACTGGAAGGTATTCCTGGGTGTGGACACAGGAAG GCACTGGCTTACTCGGGTGCTGTTGCCTTCCAGTCACCTGCCCCATGGGAATGGAATGACTTGGGACCCCCCTCCCTGGGTGACTGCTCACTCAGCCTCTGTGATGGCAGTGTGA
- the ZDHHC16 gene encoding palmitoyltransferase ZDHHC16 isoform X2: MRGQRSLLLGPARLCLRLLLLLGYRRRCPPLLRGLVQRWRYGKVCLRSLLYNSFGGSDTAVDAAFEPIYWLVDNVIRWCGVVFVVLVIVLTSSIVAIAYLCVLPLILRTYSVPRLCWHFFYSHWNLILIVFHYYQAITTPPGYPPQGRNDIATVSICKKCIYPKPARTHHCSICNRCVLKMDHHCPWLNNCVGHYNHRYFFSFCFFMTLGCVYCSYGSWDLFREAYAAIETYHQTPPPTFSFRERVTHKSLVYLWFLCSSVALALGALTVWHAVLISRGETSIERHINKKERRRLQAKGRVFRNHYNYGCLDNWKVFLGVDTGRHWLTRVLLPSSHLPHGNGMTWDPPPWVTAHSASVMAV; encoded by the exons ATGCGGGGCCAGCGGAGCCTGCTGCTGGGCCCCGCCCGCCTCTGCCTGCGCCTGCTTCTGCTCCTGGGCTACAGGCGCCGCTGCCCACCTCTGCTCCGGGGCCTGGTACAGCGCTGGCGCTATGGCAAGGTCTGCCTGCGCTCCCTGCTCTACAACTCCTTTGGTGGCAGTGACACCGCTGTCGATGCTGCCTTTGAGCCTATCTACTGGCTGGTGGACAACGTGATCCGTTGGTGTGGGGTG GTGTTCGTGGTGTTGGTGATCGTGCTGACCAGCTCCATTGTGGCCATCGCCTACCTGTGTGTCCTGCCTCTCATCCTCCGAACATACTCAGTGCCACGGCTCTGCTGGCACTTCTTCTACAGCCACTGGAATCTGATCCTCATCGTCTTCCATTACTACCAGGCCATCACCACTCCACCTGGATACCCACCCCAG GGTAGGAATGATATCGCAACGGTCTCCATCTGTAAGAAGTGTATTTACCCCAAGCCAGCCCGAACACACCACTGCAGCATCTGCAATAG GTGTGTGCTGAAGATGGATCATCACTGCC CCTGGCTAAACAACTGTGTAGGCCACTATAACCATCGGtacttcttctctttctgctttttcatgACTCTGGGCTGTGTCTACTGCAGCTACGGAAGTTGGGACCTTTTCCGGGAAGCTTATGCTGCCATTGAG ACGTATCACCAGACTCCACCACCCACCTTCTCCTTCCGAGAAAGGGTGACTCACAAGAGTCTTGTCTACCTCTGGTTCCTGTGCAG TTCTGTAGCACTTGCTTTGGGTGCCCTAACTGTATGGCATGCTGTTCTCATCAGTCGAGGGGAGACTAGTATCGAAAGGCACATCAACAAGAAGGAGAGACGTCGGCTGCAGGCCAAGGGCAGA GTTTTCAGGAATCATTACAACTACGGCTGCTTGGATAACTGGAAGGTATTCCTGGGTGTGGACACAGGAAG GCACTGGCTTACTCGGGTGCTGTTGCCTTCCAGTCACCTGCCCCATGGGAATGGAATGACTTGGGACCCCCCTCCCTGGGTGACTGCTCACTCAGCCTCTGTGATGGCAGTGTGA
- the ZDHHC16 gene encoding palmitoyltransferase ZDHHC16 isoform X4: protein MRGQRSLLLGPARLCLRLLLLLGYRRRCPPLLRGLVQRWRYGKVCLRSLLYNSFGGSDTAVDAAFEPIYWLVDNVIRWCGVVFVVLVIVLTSSIVAIAYLCVLPLILRTYSVPRLCWHFFYSHWNLILIVFHYYQAITTPPGYPPQGRNDIATVSICKKCIYPKPARTHHCSICNSYGSWDLFREAYAAIETYHQTPPPTFSFRERVTHKSLVYLWFLCSSVALALGALTVWHAVLISRGETSIERHINKKERRRLQAKGRVFRNHYNYGCLDNWKVFLGVDTGRHWLTRVLLPSSHLPHGNGMTWDPPPWVTAHSASVMAV from the exons ATGCGGGGCCAGCGGAGCCTGCTGCTGGGCCCCGCCCGCCTCTGCCTGCGCCTGCTTCTGCTCCTGGGCTACAGGCGCCGCTGCCCACCTCTGCTCCGGGGCCTGGTACAGCGCTGGCGCTATGGCAAGGTCTGCCTGCGCTCCCTGCTCTACAACTCCTTTGGTGGCAGTGACACCGCTGTCGATGCTGCCTTTGAGCCTATCTACTGGCTGGTGGACAACGTGATCCGTTGGTGTGGGGTG GTGTTCGTGGTGTTGGTGATCGTGCTGACCAGCTCCATTGTGGCCATCGCCTACCTGTGTGTCCTGCCTCTCATCCTCCGAACATACTCAGTGCCACGGCTCTGCTGGCACTTCTTCTACAGCCACTGGAATCTGATCCTCATCGTCTTCCATTACTACCAGGCCATCACCACTCCACCTGGATACCCACCCCAG GGTAGGAATGATATCGCAACGGTCTCCATCTGTAAGAAGTGTATTTACCCCAAGCCAGCCCGAACACACCACTGCAGCATCTGCAATAG CTACGGAAGTTGGGACCTTTTCCGGGAAGCTTATGCTGCCATTGAG ACGTATCACCAGACTCCACCACCCACCTTCTCCTTCCGAGAAAGGGTGACTCACAAGAGTCTTGTCTACCTCTGGTTCCTGTGCAG TTCTGTAGCACTTGCTTTGGGTGCCCTAACTGTATGGCATGCTGTTCTCATCAGTCGAGGGGAGACTAGTATCGAAAGGCACATCAACAAGAAGGAGAGACGTCGGCTGCAGGCCAAGGGCAGA GTTTTCAGGAATCATTACAACTACGGCTGCTTGGATAACTGGAAGGTATTCCTGGGTGTGGACACAGGAAG GCACTGGCTTACTCGGGTGCTGTTGCCTTCCAGTCACCTGCCCCATGGGAATGGAATGACTTGGGACCCCCCTCCCTGGGTGACTGCTCACTCAGCCTCTGTGATGGCAGTGTGA
- the ZDHHC16 gene encoding palmitoyltransferase ZDHHC16 isoform X3 translates to MRGQRSLLLGPARLCLRLLLLLGYRRRCPPLLRGLVQRWRYGKVCLRSLLYNSFGGSDTAVDAAFEPIYWLVDNVIRWCGVVFVVLVIVLTSSIVAIAYLCVLPLILRTYSVPRLCWHFFYSHWNLILIVFHYYQAITTPPGYPPQGRNDIATVSICKKCIYPKPARTHHCSICNSYGSWDLFREAYAAIEKMKQLDKNKLQAVANQTYHQTPPPTFSFRERVTHKSLVYLWFLCSSVALALGALTVWHAVLISRGETSIERHINKKERRRLQAKGRVFRNHYNYGCLDNWKVFLGVDTGRHWLTRVLLPSSHLPHGNGMTWDPPPWVTAHSASVMAV, encoded by the exons ATGCGGGGCCAGCGGAGCCTGCTGCTGGGCCCCGCCCGCCTCTGCCTGCGCCTGCTTCTGCTCCTGGGCTACAGGCGCCGCTGCCCACCTCTGCTCCGGGGCCTGGTACAGCGCTGGCGCTATGGCAAGGTCTGCCTGCGCTCCCTGCTCTACAACTCCTTTGGTGGCAGTGACACCGCTGTCGATGCTGCCTTTGAGCCTATCTACTGGCTGGTGGACAACGTGATCCGTTGGTGTGGGGTG GTGTTCGTGGTGTTGGTGATCGTGCTGACCAGCTCCATTGTGGCCATCGCCTACCTGTGTGTCCTGCCTCTCATCCTCCGAACATACTCAGTGCCACGGCTCTGCTGGCACTTCTTCTACAGCCACTGGAATCTGATCCTCATCGTCTTCCATTACTACCAGGCCATCACCACTCCACCTGGATACCCACCCCAG GGTAGGAATGATATCGCAACGGTCTCCATCTGTAAGAAGTGTATTTACCCCAAGCCAGCCCGAACACACCACTGCAGCATCTGCAATAG CTACGGAAGTTGGGACCTTTTCCGGGAAGCTTATGCTGCCATTGAG AAAATGAAACAGCTCGACAAGAACAAACTACAGGCGGTTGCCAACCAG ACGTATCACCAGACTCCACCACCCACCTTCTCCTTCCGAGAAAGGGTGACTCACAAGAGTCTTGTCTACCTCTGGTTCCTGTGCAG TTCTGTAGCACTTGCTTTGGGTGCCCTAACTGTATGGCATGCTGTTCTCATCAGTCGAGGGGAGACTAGTATCGAAAGGCACATCAACAAGAAGGAGAGACGTCGGCTGCAGGCCAAGGGCAGA GTTTTCAGGAATCATTACAACTACGGCTGCTTGGATAACTGGAAGGTATTCCTGGGTGTGGACACAGGAAG GCACTGGCTTACTCGGGTGCTGTTGCCTTCCAGTCACCTGCCCCATGGGAATGGAATGACTTGGGACCCCCCTCCCTGGGTGACTGCTCACTCAGCCTCTGTGATGGCAGTGTGA